A region of Gracilinanus agilis isolate LMUSP501 chromosome 3, AgileGrace, whole genome shotgun sequence DNA encodes the following proteins:
- the GTF2E1 gene encoding general transcription factor IIE subunit 1 yields the protein MKSAGFLHKMTDPDVLTEVPASLKRLAKYVVRGFYGIEHALALDILIRNPCVKEEDMLELLKFDRKQLRSVLNNLKGDKFIKCRMRVETAADGKTTRHNYYFINYRLLVNVVKYKLDHMRRRIETDERDSTNRASFKCPTCFSTFTDLEANQLFDLRTGTFRCTFCEAEVEEDESAMPKKDARTVVARFNEQIEPIYALLRETEDVNLAYEILEPEPTEIPALKQSKERAAAAGAAGLAGGHHREAWSTKGPSYEDLYTQNVVISMEDQDDLHRSAAEGKSSKERPIWLRESTVQGAYDSEEMKEGGLDLDAFQEREEGRMALDDNEEVMRALLIHEKKTPSAAVGSVGTAAPITTANGSDSESETSESDEDSPPRPSAAVSMYQEDEEEEEEFEEVADDPVVMVAGRSFSYSEVSQRPELVAQMTPEEKEVYIAMGQRMFEDLFA from the exons ATGAAAAGTGCTGGTTTTCTTCATAAAATGACTGACCCAGATGTCCTCACAGAGGTTCCAGCATCATTGAAAAGACTTGCTAAATATGTGGTACGGGGCTTTTATGGCATCGAACATGCTCTGGCCTTGGATATCCTGATCCGAAATCCCTGTGTGAAGGAGGAGGACATGTTGGAGCTGCTGAAGTTTGACCGGAAACAACTCCGATCAGTTTTGAACAACTTGAAGGGGGACAAGTTCATCAAATGCAGAATGCGAGTAGAGACTGCAGCAGATGGCAAAACTACTCGtcataattactactttataaatTATCGTCTTTTGGTTAATGTGGTAAAATATAAGCTAGACCATATGAGGAGGAGGATTGAAACTGATGAAAGAGATTCCACTAATCGGGCTTCTTTCAAATGCCCCACTTGCTTTAGTACTTTTACAGACTTAGAAGCCAATCAGCTCTTTGACCTCAGGACAG GAACTTTCCGTTGTACCTTTTGTGAAGCAGAAGTGGAGGAGGATGAGTCAGCAATGCCCAAAAAAGACGCTCGCACAGTCGTGGCAAGGTTTAACGAACAGATCGAGCCCATTTATGCACTGCTACGAGAGACTGAGGATGTTAACTTGGCCTATGAAATCCTTGAGCCAGAACCCACGGAAATCCCAGCCCTAAAACAGAG TAAGGAacgtgctgctgctgctggagcTGCTGGACTTGCAGGTGGACATCACCGGGAAGCTTGGAGTACCAAGGGCCCATCCTATGAGGACTTGTACACTCAGAATGTTGTCATCAGCATGGAGGACCAAGACGATCTTCATCGCTCAGCAGCTGAAGGGAAATCCAGCAAAGAGAGGCCTATTTGGCTGAGAGAGAGCACAGTCCAGGGAGCCTACGACTCTGAAGAGATGAAGGAAG gtGGATTAGACTTAGATGCTTTTCAGGAACGGGAAGAAGGCAGGATGGCGCTGGATGATAACGAGGAGGTCATGCGGGCCCTCCTCATTCATGAGAAGAAGACGCCTTCAGCAGCAGTTGGCTCAGTTGGGACAGCTGCCCCTATAACTACTGCAAATGGCAGTGACTCAGAGAGTGAAACAAGTGAATCAGATGAAGACTCTCCACCCCGTCCATCTGCAGCTGTCTCAATGTACCAGGAGGacgaggaagaagaagaggagtttGAGGAGGTGGCAGATGACCCAGTTGTCATGGTAGCTGGGCGTTCATTCTCCTACAGTGAAGTGAGCCAGCGACCCGAGTTAGTGGCACAAAtgactccagaagagaaagaagtctaTATTGCAATGGGACAGCGTATGTTTGAGGACCTATTTGCATGA